TGCTGCTCCTAAACGGGAGGCTAATAAAATCCCAGCGATACCCGCCAGGGCAGAAATAATAACAAAACCAATAATCTTCACCCGATCTACTCGGATACCCGAGAGGTTCGCAGCTTTTTCGTTGCCTCCGATGTAGTAGAACTGGCGGAAGAAAACAGTGCGAGCGACCAGAATACTGAATACCGCGACAATAATCAGCATAAACCAGACGGGCGACTGAATACCTAAAATCTTGGTCTGACCGATAGCGTTAAAATCTTCTGGAAGATTTTGGATACCTGCTCCAGCAATCATCAGGGCTAGTCCACGGACAATACCCATCATCGCCAATGTCTGAATCAGCGGGTTGATGCCTACTTTCGCGACCAGCAAACCATTTACCAATCCGATAACGGCAGAAAGCCCAAGTCCCACCAGAATAGCCACCGGAGTGTACATGCCGTAGTAGTACATCAGGTAGGCAGTGATGCTACCGGCAAACGCCACCACCGAACCTACCGACAGATCGAACATCCCTGAAATCAGCAAAAGCATCATACCTACCGCCACAATTGACTCAATGGAGAGATTGAGCAGCACCAGTGAGATATTATCAAAAGTAGGGAATTTGGTTGGCCAGATCAGACTACATACTACGAACATCACTACGATAGTGAGGGTGAGCGTAACGACGCGATCCTGTAATCCTTGAAGTATGCTGGCTCGATTCATAGTTTAGGCGTACATAGTTTTAGTGCCGGAGGCGTAATGCATAATTTCTTCTTCGGTAGCTTGTTCGCGGGTGAGTTCGGCGGTAATGATACCGTTCCACATTACCAGAATTCGGTCACTAAGCAACAGCACTTCCGGCAACTCCGAAGAAATCAATAAGATACTTACTCCCTGTTGGGTAAGCTCGTTCAAGATAGCATAAATCTCGGATTTTGCGCCTACATCTACGCCGTGCGTCGGTTCATCTACGATAAACACTTTAGGCTGACGCATCAACCACTTGGCGAGTACTACTTTTTGCTGATTTCCGCCGCTCAGGTTCAGTACCTTCTGCTGGCTGCTGGGAGTAATAATGCGAAGTTGCCGGATATAATCTTCGGCTTCTTGTTTAATCTG
This region of Tunicatimonas pelagia genomic DNA includes:
- a CDS encoding ABC transporter permease translates to MNRASILQGLQDRVVTLTLTIVVMFVVCSLIWPTKFPTFDNISLVLLNLSIESIVAVGMMLLLISGMFDLSVGSVVAFAGSITAYLMYYYGMYTPVAILVGLGLSAVIGLVNGLLVAKVGINPLIQTLAMMGIVRGLALMIAGAGIQNLPEDFNAIGQTKILGIQSPVWFMLIIVAVFSILVARTVFFRQFYYIGGNEKAANLSGIRVDRVKIIGFVIISALAGIAGILLASRLGAALATSGRGMELRVITAVILGGASLLGGQGKIVGALLGTLFMGLVSNIMILARVSGYWQEIILGLILIVAVAIDIILKKRAGTTPKKYVQQATSIASPKQVEA